A single Glycine soja cultivar W05 chromosome 14, ASM419377v2, whole genome shotgun sequence DNA region contains:
- the LOC114383049 gene encoding uncharacterized protein LOC114383049, whose product MALVTRIGLTWRLPQRLVSASLHSNSTGTTAPTSYCALPQPTANSSPVGLSKPAEFVISKVDSLLNWARTGSIWPMTFGLACCAVEMMHTGGARYDLDRFGIIFRPSPRQSDCMIVAGTLTNKMAPALRKVYDQMPEPRWVISMGSCANGGGYYHYSYAVVRGCDRIVPVDIYVPGCPPTAEALLYGLLQLQKKINRRKDFLWWWTR is encoded by the exons ATGGCTCTCGTCACCCGAATCGGACTCACGTGGCGCCTCCCTCAGCGGCTAGTTTCCGCGTCTCTCCACAGCAATTCCACTGGCACCACCGCTCCCACTAGTTACTGTGCGTTGCCGCAGCCAACAGCGAATTCTTCCCCCGTGGGCCTCTCGAAGCCGGCGGAATTCGTGATCTCGAAGGTGGACTCCCTCTTGAACTGGGCCCGCACAGGGTCCATCTGGCCCATGACGTTTGGGCTGGCCTGTTGCGCTGTGGAGATGATGCACACGGGCGGGGCCCGTTATGATCTAGACCGCTTTGGAATCATTTTTAGGCCTAGCCCGCGTCAATCCGATTGCATGATCGTTGCTGGCACACTCACCAACAAGATGGCCCCTGCTCTTCGCAA GGTTTATGATCAAATGCCTGAGCCAAGGTGGGTGATCTCAATGGGAAGCTGTGCTAATGGAGGTGGATATTACCACTATTCATACGCTGTTGTTAGAGGATGTGACAGAATAGTTCCTGTTGACATATACGTTCCAGGTTGTCCTCCAACTGCAGAGGCTTTGCTATATGGCCTCCTCCAGCTGCAGAAGAAGATCAATAGGCGCAAGGACTTCCTCTGGTGGTGGACCAGGTGA
- the LOC114383404 gene encoding uncharacterized protein LOC114383404 has protein sequence MNLNHYHHHVPPYEHMLKESINRFFAEHRRGATDFADFTSIFSRMIHATPEPPIPLLWFYAALEFRATRDPSRRARDLFHLLVSCSGARGSTKQIAALAPLLFVLHRLALLQQGELLKTELNGLVEGVVSYCSICCGSEICRDDDVAVLEFGDLIKVWMVDDHDHDGGVLGFFPFVSGEFKKGIEKGCEVGVLAGIVMWEALLLKLCLAFEKGIGRAEQEKKLMASAVQTITGFRSFGFLDALFRMMLERVLPVTSLLGSENEVLLKEVLYNSVMMIDYSFINPQAEFLLYANSLKDVAIIWLFVAELAVQSAREKGDHGKAMSYINAFCRSCIPIQLINWVTNQNCVGRKITRPNVSTPIALIKWLIVVEEQGIAVFAGETAKQINIMFKANFFTSRTECLLPVIKHFFNNLDKNLYLNSVNGEAGADKLDGDVEMLDTADTVSLPAADSVNRVIDGTRKRKEGIEDDTKTQLKYMRCQFHENSVRENSFIFRQQ, from the exons ATGAACCTCAACCATTACCACCACCACGTTCCCCCTTACGAGCACATGCTGAAGGAATCCATCAACCGCTTCTTCGCCGAACACCGCCGCGGCGCCACCGACTTCGCCGACTTCACCTCCATCTTCTCCCGCATGATCCACGCTACCCCCGAACCCCCCATCCCACTCCTCTGGTTCTACGCCGCCCTCGAATTCCGCGCCACACGCGATCCTTCTAGAAGAGCCAGAGACCTGTTCCACTTACTCGTCTCCTGTTCCGGTGCGCGCGGGTCCACGAAACAAATCGCTGCACTCGCACCGTTACTCTTCGTCTTACACCGCTTAGCACTTCTTCAACAAGGGGAATTGTTGAAAACCGAGCTGAATGGGTTGGTGGAAGGGGTTGTGAGTTACTGCAGCATCTGTTGCGGTAGCGAAATTTGCCGCGACGATGACGTGGCGGTGTTGGAGTTTGGGGATTTGATTAAGGTTTGGATGGTGGATGATCATGACCATGACGGtggggttttagggtttttccCTTTTGTGAGTGGTGAATTTAAGAAGGGGATTGAGAAGGGTTGCGAGGTTGGGGTGTTGGCTGGGATTGTTATGTGGGAAGCGCTTTTGCTAAAGCTCTGTTTGGCGTTCGAGAAAGGGATTGGCAGGGCGGAGCAGGAGAAGAAGCTCATGGCCTCCGCCGTTCAGACCATCACAGGGTTTCGGAGCTTTGGCTTCTTGG ATGCCCTTTTCAGGATGATGTTGGAGCGAGTTTTGCCAGTGACCTCTCTACTG GGTTCTGAAAATGAAGTTCTTTTAAAAGAAGTCCTGTACAATTCTGTGATGATGATAGACTATTCATTCATTAATCCTCAAGCAGAATTTTTACTATATGCCAACAGCTTGAAAGATGTTGCTATAATTTGGTTGTTTGTTGCTGAGTTAGCAGTACAGTCTGCTAG GGAAAAAGGTGATCATGGGAAAGCTATGTCTTATATAAATGCCTTCTGTAGATCCTGCATACCCATTCAATTGATCAACTGGGTTACTAATCAAAATTGCGTAGGCAGAAAGATCACCAGACCAAATGTTTCCACTCCCATAGCTCTCATAA AGTGGCTTATTGTTGTTGAGGAACAAGGAATTGCAGTTTTTGCTGGTGAAACTGCCAAGCAGATAAACATCATGTTCAAAGCTAACTTTTTCACTTCAAGAACTGAGTGCTTGCTTCCAGTTATCAAACATTTCTTTAACAATCTGGATAAGAATCTCTATTTGAATTCTGTGAATGGAGAAGCCGGGGCAGATAAACTTGATGGTGATGTGGAGATGCTTGATACTGCAGACACTGTAAGTTTGCCTGCTGCTGATAGTGTGAACAGAGTTATTGATGGAACAAGAAAACGCAAAGAAGGGATTGAGGATGATACTAAAACACAGCTAAAGTATATGAGATGTCAATTTCATGAGAATTCAGTCAGAGAAAACTCGTTTATATTCAGGCAACAGTGA
- the LOC114383153 gene encoding protein NDL2-like, with product MADSTSSDSLSLDIDSLSPSPQEHIIRTRHGSVSVAVYGDQDKPALITYPDLALNYVSCFQGLLFCPEAYYLLLHNFCIYHISPPGHELGAAEIDPDYPILSVDDLADQIAEVLNFFGLSAVMCMGVTAGAYILTLFAMKYRQRVLGLILVSPLCKEPSWTEWLYNKVVSNLLYFYGMCGVVKEILLKRYFSKEIRGGTQLPESDIVKSCRRLLDERQSLNVWRFLEAINGRPDISEGLRKLHCRSLIFVGDMSPFHSEAVHMTSKLDRRFSALVEVQACGSMVTEEQPHAMLIPMEYFLMGYGLYKPSKLSVSPRSPLSPSCISPELYSPESMGLKLKPIKTRISLEI from the exons ATGGCCGATTCAACCTCAAGCGATTCACTCTCTTTAGACATCGATTCCTTATCTCCTTCACCTCAG GAACATATCATCAGAACACGTCATGGTTCCGTATCTGTTGCTGTATATGGAGACCAGGATAAGCCAGCTCTTATCACATACCCAGATTTGGCTTTAAATT ATGTCTCCTGCTTTCAGGGGTTATTATTTTGTCCCGAGGCATATTACCTTCTGCTCCATAATTTCTGCATTTATCATATTAGTCCACCTGGACATGAG TTGGGAGCTGCTGAAATCGATCCAGATTACCCTATTCTTTCTGTAGATGACTTAGCTGATCAAATAGCTGAGGTTCTCAACTTTTTTGG TCTTAGTGCAGTCATGTGTATGGGAGTAACTGCTGGGGCTTATATTCTTACCTTATTTGCA ATGAAGTATAGACAACGTGTTCTTGGTTTGATACTTGTTTCTCCTCTATGTAAAGAACCGTCTTGGACTGAATGGTTGTACAATAAG GTCGTGTCAAATTTACTATACTTTTATGGCATGTGTGGGGTGGTAAAGGAAATATTGCTGAAGCGGTACTTTAGCAAG GAAATTCGAGGTGGTACTCAATTGCCGGAGTCAGATATAGTTAAATCATGCCGAAGG TTGTTGGATGAGAGGCAGAGTTTGAATGTGTGGCGGTTCCTGGAAGCTATTAACGG GAGACCTGACATAAGTGAAGGGTTGAGAAAACTACATTGCCGTTCACTTATTTTTGTTGGGGATATGTCACCATTTCACTCGGAGGCTGTTCACATGACTTCAAAGTTAGACAGACGATTCAGTGCCTTAGTTGAG GTTCAAGCATGTGGATCAATGGTAACAGAGGAGCAGCCTCATGCCATGTTAATACCAATGGAGTACTTTCTCATGGGATATGGCTTGTACAAGCCATCCAAGCTGAGTGTCAGCCCAAGAAGCCCCTTGAGCCCATCTTGCATTTCTCCCGAGCTTTACTCGCCAGAGAGTATGGGTTTGAAATTGAAACCCATAAAGACACGAATTTCTCTGGAAATCTAG
- the LOC114384528 gene encoding abscisic acid receptor PYL2-like, whose protein sequence is MTILPHSNNKSSNHKFIAHQNYMASETHHHVQGLTPEELTKLEPIIKKYHLFEQSPNTCFSIITYRIEAPAKAVWPFVRSFDNPQKYKHFIKGCNMRGDGGVGSIREVTVVSGLPASTSTERLEILDDDKHVLSFRVVGGEHRLKNYRSVTSVNEFNKEGKVYTIVLESYIVDIPEGNTEEDTKMFVDTVVKLNLQKLGVVAMASSMHGQ, encoded by the coding sequence atgACAATTTTGCCTCACTCAAACAACAAATCATCAAATCATAAGTTCATAGCACACCAAAATTATATGGCCTCGGAAACCCACCATCATGTGCAAGGCCTAACACCCGAGGAACTAACCAAACTCGAAcccatcataaaaaaataccacTTATTCGAACAATCTCCCAACACATGTTTTTCCATAATAACATACAGGATCGAAGCGCCGGCGAAAGCCGTGTGGCCCTTCGTCCGGAGCTTTGACAACCCTCAGAAGTACAAACACTTCATCAAAGGGTGCAACATGAGAGGGGACGGTGGCGTTGGAAGCATAAGGGAAGTAACCGTGGTTTCGGGCCTCCCGGCGTCGACCAGCACCGAGAGGCTCGAGATTTTGGACGATGACAAACACGTCCTAAGCTTTAGGGTCGTTGGGGGCGAGCACCGACTCAAAAACTATCGTTCAGTCACATCCGTTAACGAGTTTAACAAAGAGGGTAAGGTTTATACTATTGTATTGGAATCTTATATCGTAGATATACCTGAAGGGAATACGGAGGAAGATACCAAGATGTTTGTTGACACCGTAGTGAAACTCAATCTTCAAAAACTTGGGGTCGTGGCCATGGCTTCATCAATGCATggacaataa